One Thermodesulfobacteriota bacterium genomic window, ACCTCGTCTCCTATTATGATTGCGGGAGTAGATCGGCTCTTATACTTTTCGGTAAGTTCCTTAAGGGCCCTTTCGTCTTCACTTACATTTCTATCTTCAAAATTTACACCCTTCTGAGTTAGGTATTCTTTGGTATTCTTGCAAGCAGAACAGCCTGTTTGTGGATAAATTATTTATCTAGGAATAAAAAGAGAAATCTCGCAGTTGATCTGCGGATCGCAATATCAATTTGAAGATAAGTTGAGGACTAG contains:
- a CDS encoding glutaredoxin domain-containing protein codes for the protein MIYPQTGCSACKNTKEYLTQKGVNFEDRNVSEDERALKELTEKYKSRSTPAIIIGDEVIIGFDKEKLDRHIS